A stretch of Campylobacter showae DNA encodes these proteins:
- the proB gene encoding glutamate 5-kinase → MDRKELLGGVKRIVVKVGTSTLANADGSLNEDKIKQIVANLSELNENAEVVFVTSGAVGAGMGQMKLAHKPKSIVEKQALAAIGQVSLIHLYQILFWAHGKTIAQLLLTKDDFSDRRRYLNMRSVLRSLLAKKIIPVINENDPVVGEGIRGVKVGDNDTLSALVAGLIEADLLVILTDIDGLYDKNPSIFADAKFINLVENLDDSIRAAAGAEGSKFGTGGMRTKITAAQMTTKNGTHLIIANGADPRNIVRAAQGCEVGTLFLAGKNRINSRKYWLAYSAADKGSVAIDAGAAKALKEGKSLLAVGVCEVTGEFERGETLAIKDASGQLLARGITNYSSAELALIKGRKSEEIEAALGYKYEDEALHIDNIALI, encoded by the coding sequence ATGGATAGAAAAGAGCTTCTAGGCGGCGTAAAACGCATCGTCGTAAAGGTCGGCACCTCGACGCTGGCAAACGCGGACGGTTCGCTAAACGAGGACAAAATCAAGCAAATCGTAGCAAATTTAAGCGAACTAAACGAAAACGCGGAAGTGGTTTTCGTAACCTCGGGCGCCGTGGGGGCTGGCATGGGTCAGATGAAGCTCGCGCACAAGCCAAAATCTATCGTCGAAAAGCAAGCGCTTGCGGCCATCGGGCAGGTCTCACTCATACATCTTTATCAAATTTTATTTTGGGCGCACGGCAAGACGATTGCGCAACTGCTGCTAACCAAGGACGATTTTAGCGACCGCCGCCGCTACCTAAATATGCGCAGCGTCCTGCGCTCCCTGCTTGCCAAAAAAATCATCCCCGTCATCAACGAAAACGACCCCGTCGTGGGCGAGGGAATAAGGGGCGTAAAAGTGGGCGACAACGACACGCTAAGCGCGCTGGTTGCGGGACTAATCGAAGCTGATTTGCTCGTGATTTTGACCGATATCGACGGGCTATACGATAAAAATCCCAGCATTTTTGCGGACGCTAAATTTATAAATTTGGTCGAAAATTTAGATGATAGCATTAGAGCCGCTGCGGGCGCGGAGGGCAGTAAATTTGGCACCGGCGGCATGCGCACCAAAATCACCGCAGCCCAGATGACGACCAAAAACGGCACACACCTCATCATCGCAAACGGCGCCGACCCGCGAAACATCGTGCGAGCAGCACAGGGCTGCGAGGTCGGGACGCTCTTTTTGGCGGGCAAAAATAGGATAAATTCGCGTAAATACTGGCTCGCCTACTCCGCCGCGGACAAAGGCTCCGTCGCTATCGACGCGGGCGCGGCAAAGGCGCTAAAAGAGGGCAAAAGCCTGCTAGCAGTCGGCGTCTGCGAGGTGACTGGCGAGTTTGAGCGCGGCGAAACGCTAGCTATCAAAGACGCAAGCGGCCAATTGCTAGCTCGCGGCATAACAAACTACTCCTCGGCCGAGCTAGCCCTCATAAAAGGGCGCAAGAGCGAGGAGATCGAGGCGGCTCTTGGATACAAATACGAGGACGAGGCGCTGCATATCGACAACATCGCGCTGATTTAG
- the nhaA gene encoding Na+/H+ antiporter NhaA — MGGIKEFLKHEASGGILLMIATVAALLCQNTFLSDFYNEFLKTKFTVSFGEYGLSKPLILWVNDGLMAVFFFLIGLELKREVLEGELKNPSQIALPAIGAAGGLIVPAVIFYLFTKHDSFALGGWAIPTATDIAFALGILSLLGPRVPTSLKIFLMTLAIVDDLCAIVIIALFYTSELSAQMLAVASVCLGALFALNRLGVKSKAAYLIVGAVMWVAVLKSGIHATLAGVVSAFFIPLSFKDEPGKSMLKSIEHDLHGWVAFGVLPIFAFVNAGISLRGVGLDEILSPVALGTALGLFVGKQIGVFSFSFLAIKFKLAKLPEGSNFIQLYGIAVLCGVGFTMSLFVNGLAYNDTDAFAYTDKLAILLGSVVSGAVGFILLKFSTENPGAIEKR, encoded by the coding sequence ATGGGCGGGATAAAAGAGTTTTTAAAACACGAAGCTAGCGGCGGGATTTTGCTGATGATCGCTACGGTCGCGGCGCTGCTATGCCAAAACACGTTTTTGAGCGATTTTTACAACGAATTTTTAAAGACCAAATTTACCGTGAGCTTCGGCGAATACGGGCTAAGCAAGCCGCTAATCTTGTGGGTGAACGACGGGCTGATGGCGGTATTTTTCTTTCTCATCGGACTTGAGCTAAAGCGCGAGGTGCTGGAGGGCGAGCTAAAAAACCCGTCGCAGATCGCACTGCCCGCTATCGGCGCGGCCGGCGGCCTGATAGTGCCTGCGGTTATCTTTTATCTTTTTACTAAACACGACTCCTTCGCGCTTGGCGGCTGGGCGATACCGACTGCGACCGATATCGCATTTGCTCTGGGTATCTTGAGTCTGCTTGGGCCGCGCGTACCGACTAGTTTAAAAATTTTCCTCATGACGCTAGCCATCGTCGACGACCTCTGCGCGATCGTGATTATCGCGCTATTTTACACGAGCGAGCTTAGCGCCCAAATGCTTGCGGTCGCGAGCGTTTGTCTAGGCGCGCTTTTTGCGCTAAACAGACTCGGCGTAAAGAGCAAAGCGGCGTATCTAATCGTAGGCGCGGTGATGTGGGTAGCGGTGCTAAAATCGGGAATTCACGCCACGCTTGCGGGCGTCGTATCGGCCTTTTTCATACCGCTTAGCTTTAAAGATGAGCCCGGCAAATCGATGCTAAAAAGCATCGAGCACGACCTGCACGGCTGGGTGGCTTTTGGCGTGCTGCCGATATTTGCCTTCGTAAACGCAGGCATCTCGCTGCGAGGCGTCGGACTGGACGAGATTTTATCTCCAGTCGCGCTAGGCACGGCACTGGGGCTTTTCGTCGGCAAGCAGATCGGGGTATTTTCTTTTAGCTTTTTAGCGATCAAATTTAAGCTAGCCAAGCTACCGGAAGGCTCAAATTTCATCCAGCTTTACGGCATCGCGGTGCTTTGCGGCGTAGGATTTACCATGAGCCTTTTCGTTAACGGCTTAGCCTACAACGACACGGACGCCTTTGCCTACACGGACAAGCTCGCTATCTTGCTAGGTTCGGTAGTTTCGGGCGCGGTCGGATTTATATTGCTAAAATTTAGCACTGAAAATCCGGGCGCGATAGAAAAACGGTAG
- a CDS encoding glutamate-5-semialdehyde dehydrogenase — MNEILDICKRAKAACSELLRLDSRAKFEILNAVADELLAQKAAIKAANAKDLANGEKSGLSAALLDRLRLMDARIEAMAQGVREVAGFAEVVGENLGGWSHPNGMQISRVRVPLGVLGIIYESRPNVSIDAAALALKSGNAAILRGSASALNSNIFLVNLFNEAGAKFGLPGGAVQLVESAEREVVAQMAKMSEYIDVLIPRGGKSLKDFIAQNATVPIIMTGAGVCHIFVDESANLSDAVRIVKNAKTQRPSVCNAVECVLLHERIAGEILPWLMHEMPEVEFRVSEQLLGECEAELCGATNVKLAGESDFGAEFLDLVLAVRAVRDTQEAISFINAHSSGHSDAILSENYANVERFLNEVGSAVVYANASTRFSDGSEFGFGGEIGISTQKLHARGPMGVRELTTYKYVVRGGGQIR, encoded by the coding sequence ATGAACGAGATTTTAGATATTTGTAAGCGCGCAAAGGCCGCTTGTAGCGAGCTTTTGAGGCTTGATAGCAGGGCTAAATTTGAAATTTTAAATGCCGTGGCGGACGAGCTGCTCGCGCAAAAGGCCGCGATAAAAGCGGCAAACGCCAAAGACCTTGCAAACGGCGAGAAATCGGGGCTTAGTGCGGCATTGCTCGATCGTCTAAGGCTAATGGACGCTCGCATCGAGGCTATGGCGCAGGGCGTGCGCGAGGTGGCGGGCTTTGCAGAGGTTGTGGGCGAAAATTTAGGCGGATGGAGCCATCCAAACGGCATGCAAATCAGCCGCGTGCGCGTGCCGCTGGGGGTGCTTGGTATCATCTACGAGAGCCGCCCAAACGTCAGCATTGACGCGGCGGCTCTGGCGCTAAAAAGCGGCAACGCGGCGATCCTGCGAGGCAGTGCCAGCGCGCTAAATTCAAATATTTTTTTAGTAAATTTATTTAACGAGGCGGGGGCGAAATTCGGCTTACCGGGCGGCGCCGTACAGCTCGTGGAGAGCGCCGAACGCGAAGTCGTAGCGCAAATGGCGAAAATGAGCGAGTATATCGACGTTTTGATACCGCGCGGCGGCAAAAGCTTAAAAGATTTTATCGCGCAAAACGCGACCGTGCCGATTATAATGACCGGTGCAGGGGTGTGTCATATCTTCGTCGATGAGAGCGCAAATTTAAGCGATGCTGTAAGGATAGTCAAAAACGCCAAAACCCAGCGTCCAAGCGTCTGCAACGCCGTAGAGTGCGTGCTTTTGCACGAGCGCATAGCGGGCGAAATTTTACCGTGGCTTATGCACGAAATGCCGGAGGTCGAGTTTCGCGTGAGCGAGCAGCTACTAGGCGAGTGCGAAGCGGAACTGTGCGGCGCGACAAACGTAAAGCTCGCAGGCGAGAGCGACTTTGGCGCCGAGTTTTTGGATCTCGTGCTAGCCGTGCGCGCCGTGCGGGATACGCAGGAGGCGATCAGTTTTATAAACGCGCATTCCAGCGGGCATTCGGACGCAATTTTAAGTGAGAACTACGCAAACGTCGAGCGGTTTTTAAACGAAGTCGGCAGCGCGGTCGTCTATGCCAACGCCTCGACGCGCTTTAGCGACGGCAGCGAGTTTGGATTTGGCGGCGAGATCGGCATAAGCACGCAAAAACTACACGCCAGAGGGCCGATGGGAGTGAGGGAGCTCACGACCTATAAATACGTCGTCCGCGGAGGCGGGCAAATTCGTTAG
- the proC gene encoding pyrroline-5-carboxylate reductase, whose translation MKNPKIGFIGGGNMGGAMIENLAQRLGGERVFVYARSKTAALREKCGVNACESEAAVASAADITVLATKPAAYEGILNLIKDAARGKVVVTLAPSFSLEQSAQILGTQAKVARAMPNTPAAIAEGVSALCFNENLSADERAAVREILENFGAVYELEEAKFAAFTGIAGSLPAYVFMFIEATADAGVLEGLPRALAYEAVAASVAGSARLMLKSGKHPAALKDEICSPGGTTIEAVKALEKGGFRAAVMDAVDACVKKARGK comes from the coding sequence ATGAAAAATCCTAAAATCGGCTTTATCGGCGGCGGAAATATGGGCGGCGCTATGATCGAAAATTTGGCGCAAAGGCTGGGCGGCGAGCGAGTATTTGTCTATGCCAGGAGCAAAACGGCGGCTCTGCGCGAAAAGTGCGGCGTAAATGCCTGCGAGAGCGAGGCTGCGGTCGCGTCGGCGGCCGATATCACGGTGCTAGCGACCAAGCCCGCGGCGTATGAGGGTATATTAAATTTGATAAAAGACGCAGCGCGAGGCAAGGTTGTAGTCACGCTTGCGCCGAGTTTTAGCCTGGAGCAAAGCGCGCAAATTTTGGGCACGCAGGCTAAGGTCGCGCGCGCGATGCCAAACACTCCCGCGGCAATCGCAGAGGGCGTAAGCGCGCTGTGTTTTAACGAAAATTTAAGCGCGGACGAGCGGGCGGCGGTGCGAGAGATATTAGAAAATTTCGGCGCCGTTTATGAGCTGGAGGAGGCTAAATTTGCCGCATTTACGGGTATCGCGGGTAGCTTGCCAGCCTATGTTTTTATGTTTATCGAGGCAACGGCGGACGCGGGAGTGCTCGAGGGGCTGCCTAGAGCGCTGGCGTATGAAGCCGTCGCAGCTAGCGTCGCGGGCTCTGCGCGGCTCATGCTAAAAAGTGGCAAACATCCTGCAGCCTTAAAAGACGAAATTTGCTCACCCGGCGGTACGACGATAGAAGCGGTCAAAGCGCTGGAAAAAGGCGGGTTTCGCGCGGCGGTGATGGATGCGGTGGATGCATGCGTGAAAAAAGCGAGAGGCAAGTAA
- a CDS encoding amino acid ABC transporter substrate-binding protein, which yields MKKLLKSSLLTLASLALLTGANAKTLENGVLKIATEGTYSPYSYHDKNDALTGYDVEVAREVAKKLNLKAEFVEAPWDAMLAAFDAGKADIVFNQVSITDERKKKYDYTVPYTVAYAALVTHKDNNEIKSFEDLKGKKSAHSATSNWAGIAQKYGAQIVTVDGFSKGVELIISRRADATINDSVTFYDYINQRPNAPLKIAASGSEPIYSAAIVKKGNEELVNDVNKALGELKSEGKLKEISVKYFGKDISE from the coding sequence ATGAAAAAACTACTAAAATCTTCTCTACTTACTTTGGCGAGCCTCGCTCTTTTAACCGGCGCAAATGCAAAAACTCTCGAAAACGGCGTTTTGAAAATCGCGACCGAAGGCACGTATTCGCCCTACTCCTACCACGATAAAAACGACGCGCTAACCGGCTACGACGTAGAAGTGGCACGCGAAGTGGCTAAAAAGTTAAATTTAAAAGCGGAATTCGTCGAAGCTCCATGGGATGCGATGCTGGCGGCATTTGATGCGGGTAAGGCCGATATCGTATTCAATCAAGTAAGTATCACGGACGAGCGTAAGAAAAAATACGATTACACCGTTCCCTACACCGTCGCCTACGCCGCGCTAGTCACGCATAAAGACAATAATGAAATTAAAAGCTTCGAAGATCTAAAAGGCAAAAAAAGCGCGCATTCGGCGACTAGCAACTGGGCCGGTATCGCGCAAAAATACGGCGCGCAGATAGTCACTGTAGACGGCTTTAGCAAGGGCGTAGAGCTCATTATTAGCCGCCGCGCGGATGCGACGATAAACGATAGCGTGACCTTCTATGATTACATAAATCAGCGTCCAAACGCACCTTTAAAAATAGCCGCTAGCGGTAGCGAGCCGATCTACTCCGCAGCCATAGTAAAAAAGGGTAACGAAGAGCTCGTAAACGACGTAAACAAGGCTCTTGGCGAGCTAAAAAGCGAAGGCAAGCTAAAAGAGATTTCGGTCAAATACTTCGGTAAAGATATCTCGGAGTAA
- a CDS encoding amino acid ABC transporter substrate-binding protein: protein MVSKLLKILALSAFLTLNLNAKTIKEGVLTIATEGTYAPFSYYDDKNELKGYDVDIAREVAKKLNLKIEFLTAPWDAMLAAFDAGKADAVFNQVSVTDERKKKYDYAQPYTVVHGAIITHKDNNDIKSFDDIKGKKNADSATSNWAKVAASYGAQNVTVDSFSKSMELLVSKRVDTVVRDNIVFYDFIKQRPGAPVKIAAEGSDTDYTAPIVQKGNTELAEQISKAIEELKNEGKLAEISIRYFGKDVSR from the coding sequence ATGGTTTCAAAACTACTAAAAATTTTGGCTCTGAGTGCGTTTTTGACGCTAAATTTAAACGCCAAAACCATAAAAGAGGGCGTTTTAACGATCGCTACGGAAGGCACCTATGCGCCGTTTTCATACTACGACGATAAAAACGAACTAAAGGGCTACGACGTCGATATCGCCCGCGAAGTCGCTAAGAAGCTAAATTTAAAGATCGAGTTTTTAACCGCTCCGTGGGATGCGATGCTTGCGGCATTTGATGCGGGCAAGGCCGATGCGGTATTTAATCAAGTAAGCGTTACTGACGAACGCAAGAAAAAATACGACTATGCACAGCCCTATACGGTCGTACATGGCGCTATCATCACGCATAAAGATAACAACGATATCAAAAGCTTTGATGATATAAAAGGCAAGAAAAATGCAGACTCCGCTACCAGCAACTGGGCGAAGGTGGCCGCTAGCTACGGAGCGCAAAACGTCACGGTCGATAGCTTTAGCAAGAGCATGGAGCTTCTCGTTAGCAAGCGCGTAGATACCGTCGTGCGCGATAATATCGTATTTTACGACTTCATCAAACAGCGCCCGGGCGCTCCGGTTAAGATAGCCGCCGAGGGAAGCGATACCGACTATACCGCGCCTATCGTGCAAAAGGGCAATACGGAGCTTGCGGAGCAGATCAGCAAAGCGATAGAGGAGCTAAAAAACGAAGGCAAGCTGGCTGAAATTTCGATCAGGTATTTCGGCAAAGATGTCTCGCGGTAG
- a CDS encoding amino acid ABC transporter permease, whose protein sequence is MNEFDRISELLLSSLQPMALAMIKVTLPLTAISFSLGLLIAILTAIARIANIKILKQLSEFYIWIFRGTPLLVQLFIVYFGLPIVGVTLDVWSAAIITFSLNIGAYASEAVRAAVLSVPKGQWEAATALGMSYTQILRRIIAPQAARISLPPLSNIFISTLKDTSLAASITMVDMFMVAQRIAARTFDPLTLYVLAALFYLIVCTFLTFLQAKLEKRFSRYV, encoded by the coding sequence ATGAATGAATTTGACCGTATAAGCGAGCTTTTGTTAAGCTCGCTACAACCTATGGCGCTAGCGATGATAAAGGTGACGCTGCCTCTTACGGCGATCTCCTTTTCACTCGGGCTTCTTATCGCGATACTAACGGCGATCGCGCGCATAGCAAATATCAAAATTTTAAAGCAACTTAGCGAGTTTTATATCTGGATATTTCGCGGCACGCCGCTTTTGGTGCAGCTTTTTATCGTATATTTCGGTCTGCCGATCGTGGGCGTTACGCTCGATGTCTGGAGCGCGGCTATTATCACCTTTAGCCTAAATATCGGCGCCTACGCTTCCGAGGCCGTCAGAGCGGCCGTACTTTCGGTACCTAAAGGTCAGTGGGAAGCCGCTACGGCGCTTGGGATGAGTTATACGCAAATTTTACGCCGTATAATCGCTCCGCAAGCCGCTCGTATCTCGCTGCCTCCGCTTTCAAATATCTTTATCAGCACGCTAAAAGACACCTCGCTCGCGGCTTCCATCACGATGGTCGATATGTTTATGGTCGCTCAGCGCATCGCCGCTCGCACCTTCGATCCGCTCACGCTTTACGTGCTCGCCGCGCTTTTTTACTTGATAGTATGCACGTTTTTGACGTTTTTGCAAGCTAAGCTCGAGAAGAGATTTTCAAGGTACGTGTGA
- a CDS encoding amino acid ABC transporter ATP-binding protein, translating into MIKFKNLTKKFGDNVVLNGLNLEFKDGETTVILGSSGSGKSTLLRCINLLEIPDGGELELGGDKINFAGKISQKDMLPFREHTGMVFQSFNLFPHLTALQNVTEGPVQVLKIPKEQAEIEALALLEKVGLKGKEHEYPSRLSGGQSQRVAIARALAMKPYFLLLDEPTSALDPELEAEVLKVIGSLSKERDSLIIVTHNMNFARKVADRILFLERGNIEFDGTAEEFFSSDSPRIVKFISAMDF; encoded by the coding sequence ATGATAAAATTTAAAAATTTGACTAAGAAATTCGGCGATAATGTCGTTTTAAACGGCTTAAATTTAGAATTTAAAGACGGCGAAACGACGGTTATTTTAGGAAGCTCGGGCTCTGGTAAATCAACCCTGCTGCGTTGCATAAATTTACTCGAGATTCCGGACGGCGGCGAGCTTGAGCTTGGAGGCGATAAGATAAATTTCGCCGGTAAAATTTCGCAAAAAGATATGTTGCCGTTTCGCGAGCACACAGGGATGGTCTTTCAGAGCTTTAATCTATTTCCACACCTAACGGCTCTACAAAACGTAACCGAAGGCCCCGTGCAGGTGCTTAAAATCCCGAAAGAGCAGGCAGAAATTGAGGCCCTGGCTCTACTTGAAAAGGTCGGGCTAAAGGGCAAGGAGCACGAGTATCCAAGCAGGCTCTCGGGCGGCCAGTCGCAGCGAGTGGCGATAGCGCGAGCGCTTGCGATGAAGCCGTATTTTTTGCTTTTGGACGAGCCTACGAGCGCGCTTGATCCGGAGCTTGAGGCCGAGGTTTTGAAGGTCATCGGCAGCCTTAGCAAGGAGCGCGACTCGCTCATCATCGTCACGCATAATATGAACTTCGCTCGCAAAGTCGCGGATCGAATTTTATTTTTAGAGCGCGGCAATATCGAATTTGACGGTACGGCGGAGGAATTTTTCAGCAGCGATTCGCCGCGTATAGTCAAATTTATCTCGGCGATGGATTTTTAA
- a CDS encoding trans-sulfuration enzyme family protein, with protein MKIDTLIVKGIEAKNNPHGAVVPPIYLATTFAQDGLDDFQKYAYSRSANPTRNAFEELFAKFEDSKYAFALASGMAATSAVFNLLKSGDKVLLNSNVYGGTYRYANGIFANFGIKFELVDDLNKISRLDEDVKMIFIETPSNPLLRVTDIARLAELARKNSALVVVDNTFLTPYYQKALKFGADIVVYSATKYIGGHADVIAGVVTTDNDALAERIAFMKNTLGATLSPADAYNLIRGLKTLSVRFDRQSENTLKIIKFLEKNSAVKTVHYAGSYSPEEKSIQNSQASGIGALISLELNEKYDYKIFAKSLELFDLAVSLGGVESLICHPASMTHESYSPQLQAQIGITQGLLRLAVGIENSDDLIADIAQAINKAKI; from the coding sequence ATGAAAATAGATACGCTAATCGTAAAAGGTATCGAAGCTAAAAACAACCCTCACGGCGCGGTCGTTCCGCCTATTTATCTAGCCACGACGTTTGCGCAAGATGGCTTGGACGACTTTCAAAAGTATGCTTATTCTCGTAGCGCAAATCCGACGCGAAATGCATTTGAAGAGCTTTTTGCTAAATTTGAAGACAGCAAATACGCCTTTGCTCTAGCTTCGGGCATGGCGGCGACCTCGGCGGTTTTTAATCTGCTAAAAAGCGGCGACAAAGTGCTTTTAAACAGCAATGTTTACGGCGGCACTTACCGCTACGCAAACGGTATTTTCGCAAATTTTGGGATCAAATTTGAACTCGTCGACGATCTAAATAAAATCTCTCGTTTGGACGAGGACGTTAAGATGATATTTATCGAGACGCCGTCAAATCCGCTGCTGCGAGTAACGGATATCGCGCGACTAGCCGAACTGGCTCGTAAAAACAGCGCGCTTGTCGTCGTCGATAATACTTTTTTGACGCCGTACTATCAAAAAGCCCTCAAATTTGGTGCCGATATCGTCGTTTATAGCGCGACGAAATACATCGGTGGGCATGCAGACGTAATCGCCGGAGTCGTAACGACCGACAACGATGCGCTAGCCGAGCGTATAGCTTTCATGAAAAATACTCTAGGCGCGACGCTAAGCCCTGCCGATGCTTATAATCTAATAAGGGGTCTTAAAACTCTTAGCGTGAGATTTGATAGGCAAAGCGAAAATACTCTAAAAATCATAAAATTTCTAGAAAAAAACTCAGCCGTCAAAACCGTACATTATGCAGGCTCGTATTCGCCGGAGGAGAAAAGTATACAAAACTCCCAAGCCAGCGGTATCGGCGCACTCATATCCCTAGAGCTAAACGAAAAATACGACTATAAAATTTTTGCCAAAAGCTTGGAACTTTTCGATCTAGCCGTGAGCCTTGGCGGCGTTGAGAGCCTGATCTGCCACCCGGCCTCGATGACGCACGAGTCCTATTCGCCGCAATTGCAAGCCCAAATCGGCATTACGCAAGGTTTGCTACGCCTTGCCGTCGGTATCGAAAATTCGGATGATTTGATCGCGGATATAGCTCAGGCGATAAATAAGGCTAAAATTTAA
- a CDS encoding TerC/Alx family metal homeostasis membrane protein, with translation MDSLEFQTMIVFIIFAVAAFAIDFFAHKKDEKISLKQATLWSIFWIVVSVAFGGYLYFARGSETMSLYFAGYILEKSLSVDNLFVMMAIFSWFKIPEIYRHRVLYFGIIGAVIFRLVFVAVGTSLLGISPWMEFVFAAMVAYSAVMMMKKDDDEEEMEDYSNHLAYRAVYRFFPVFPRLLGHSFFVKNNEISTQISADEKAKLQNQISKLNAKWIATPLFLCLCVIELSDVMFAFDSVPAVIAVSKDPLIVYSAMIFAILGLRTLYFVLEALKDYLAYLEKAVIVLLFFIAAKLALNASAHIFHNGFEISAQASLWVILAVLGIGIFASLFKAK, from the coding sequence TTGGATAGTTTAGAATTTCAAACAATGATCGTTTTTATCATATTTGCCGTGGCGGCATTTGCGATAGACTTTTTTGCGCACAAAAAAGACGAAAAAATCTCGCTCAAACAAGCCACACTTTGGTCTATTTTTTGGATAGTCGTTTCCGTAGCCTTTGGCGGATATCTGTATTTTGCGCGCGGAAGCGAAACGATGAGCCTATATTTTGCAGGGTATATTTTAGAAAAATCGTTATCCGTAGATAATTTATTTGTTATGATGGCAATATTTTCTTGGTTCAAGATTCCTGAAATTTACCGTCATAGAGTGCTGTATTTCGGCATTATAGGCGCAGTTATATTTAGACTCGTCTTTGTAGCCGTCGGAACGAGTCTACTTGGGATTTCTCCGTGGATGGAGTTTGTTTTTGCTGCCATGGTAGCTTATAGCGCGGTAATGATGATGAAAAAGGATGATGATGAAGAGGAGATGGAGGATTATTCAAATCACCTAGCTTACAGGGCGGTTTATAGATTTTTCCCTGTTTTTCCGCGTCTTCTAGGGCATAGCTTTTTTGTAAAAAATAACGAGATTTCGACTCAAATTTCAGCAGACGAAAAGGCAAAACTGCAAAATCAAATTTCCAAACTAAACGCCAAATGGATAGCTACGCCGCTATTTTTGTGTCTTTGCGTTATAGAGCTTAGCGATGTTATGTTTGCTTTTGATAGCGTTCCGGCCGTCATCGCCGTTAGTAAAGATCCGCTTATCGTTTATTCGGCGATGATTTTTGCGATCTTGGGGCTTAGAACGCTTTACTTCGTACTAGAAGCGCTAAAAGACTACTTGGCGTATTTAGAAAAAGCCGTTATAGTACTTTTATTTTTTATCGCGGCAAAGCTCGCCCTAAACGCGTCGGCACATATCTTTCATAACGGATTCGAGATTTCGGCGCAGGCTAGCTTGTGGGTCATTTTGGCCGTTTTAGGCATCGGGATTTTTGCTAGTTTGTTTAAAGCAAAATAG
- a CDS encoding TerD family protein, producing MAINLVKGQKISLAKDDGGHLHSFCVGANWGAITEKGFFRDKIKPVDLDLSAAMFDSNKQFCDVVYFGKKSAPGVFHSGDDLVGDVGGDDGLDNEIISVDLSRLNSNVEQIFFVLNSYNQIDFDKIPFASIRLYEGTPTRVNKVFASYNIVRYSAFAYKVAMILGAFEIEGGYEIPPSAQTYGNAPVISDEMMQECVKIYNKALAIERALNSTFVNRYSSEEVNLYNQNVRMHSQLIDWFNANCAGKQSYSACKAAQELNRQRGLPEQSCGY from the coding sequence ATGGCGATAAATTTGGTCAAAGGACAAAAAATATCGCTCGCCAAAGACGACGGCGGGCATCTGCACAGCTTTTGCGTAGGAGCGAACTGGGGCGCCATAACCGAAAAGGGATTTTTTAGAGATAAGATAAAGCCGGTGGATTTAGACTTAAGCGCTGCTATGTTTGACTCAAACAAACAGTTTTGCGATGTGGTTTATTTCGGTAAAAAATCAGCCCCGGGCGTATTTCATAGCGGCGATGACTTGGTCGGAGACGTAGGGGGCGACGACGGACTGGATAACGAAATAATCAGCGTCGATCTTAGCCGTTTAAACTCAAACGTAGAGCAGATATTTTTCGTGCTAAATTCTTATAATCAAATCGACTTTGATAAAATTCCGTTTGCTAGCATTAGACTTTACGAAGGTACGCCCACGCGCGTAAATAAAGTCTTTGCGTCGTATAATATCGTACGATATAGCGCATTTGCATATAAGGTTGCGATGATTTTAGGCGCATTTGAGATAGAGGGCGGTTACGAGATCCCGCCCTCGGCGCAAACTTACGGCAACGCACCTGTAATAAGCGATGAAATGATGCAAGAGTGCGTAAAAATTTACAACAAAGCGCTTGCGATAGAAAGAGCGTTAAATTCTACTTTCGTAAATCGGTATTCAAGCGAAGAGGTAAATTTATACAATCAAAACGTCCGTATGCATTCGCAGCTCATAGACTGGTTTAACGCAAATTGCGCCGGCAAGCAATCATACTCGGCATGCAAAGCGGCGCAAGAGCTAAACCGCCAAAGAGGGCTTCCCGAGCAAAGTTGCGGGTATTAA